GAGGCACACGCCCGGCTCGATGATTCGCTGGCCACCGTCCAGGCAGAGCTCGCGGCGGAGCGTCAGGGCAGATCCGAGGGTGAGGCGGGGCTCGCGGAGCTGCGCGCCGCGTTCGCGACCGAGCGGAAGGATCGCGAGGCGGCCGAGGCCTCACTCGCGCAGCTCCAGGAGACGCTGGACACGGAGCAGCGGGAGCGCGAGCAGATCGCGGGCCTGCTCTCGGAGGCTCGGAACGGCTGGAACTCCGAGCGCGAGGCGGGCACCCAGCTGCGTGCGGAGCTGGAGGGGCTCGAGGCGCGGCTGGCGGAGCAGCGCACCGCCCACGAGGAGCTGAAGGCGCTCGTCGAGCGGGAGCGTGGAGCGAGCGCGGAGAGCCTGGCCGCTGCTGCGGCTCGCGAGCAGGAGCTCCGAGCGACGCTGGAGCGCCTCGAGGCCGAGAAGACCTTGGCGGAGGGCACGGCCCAGGAACAGCGGTCCACGCTGGCGGAGCAGGGGGCACGGGTGGCCACCCTGGAGCGCGCGCTCGCGGAGACGGAGGAGCGTGCTCGTCAGCTCACCACCCGCGTGGAGGAGAGCACCGCGGCCCGGGAGCAGGAGCAGGCCCTGGCTCGCGAGCGCGAGGCCGCCTGGGATGCCGAGCGTCAGCGCCTGCTCGCCGGAGTGGCGCAGTTCGAGGCCGCGCGTGTCGAGATCATGCGGCTGGGCGCGGAGCTGCAGCGCATGAGCCAGGCCCTGCAGCAGCGAGACTTCCACCTCGCGCGGCTCGATGCCGAGCTGAACGACACCCGGGCCCGTCTGACCGCCGAGCATGAGCAGGCGGAGCTGCTCGGGGTGCAGCTCGAGTCCGCGAGGCGGTTCGCGGGCCGGGCCTCCGCGGCGGAAGCCTCGCTGGAGGCCGAGCGCGCGGCGCTGGAGTCCGCCCGCACCGATCTGGAGGCTGCCCGCTCCGAGCTCGCCCGAACCCAGGAGGCGCTGCGCACGGAGCAGGAGCGCAGCAGCCGTCTCGAGACGGAGGGCGCTGCCTCGCTGGAGACGGTCCGAGGCGAGCTGGCCCAGGCCAACGAGGCGCTGCGCACGGGACAGGAGCGCATCGGCCGCCTGGAGGCGGAGCTGGCCGCGCTGGAGTCCGCTCGCGCGGAGCTGGCCAGGGCCAACGAGACGCTCAAGGCGGAGCAGGAGCGCCTCAGCCGCATCGAGGCCGAGCGCGCCGCCCTGAACTCCGAGCGCGAGCGCCTCCAGTCGGACCTGACCGTGGCGAAGGCGGCGCGTGTGCGGCTGGAAGGCAAGGTGTCGTCGCTGGAGAGCGCCGCCGCGGAGGCCACGAAGCTCCTCGAGACCGAGCGGGCCGAGCGCGCACGCCAGACGCAGGCGGCGGAGGGAGCGCAGGAGGCGAACCGGCAGCGGGAGAAGGAGACCTCCGAGGCGTTGCAGGCCGCCCAGCAGCGGGAGAAGGAGGCCACCGAGGCGGCGCAGTCGGCCCGGCAGCGGGAGAAGGAGGCCACCGAGCGCCTCACCGCGCTCCAGCGGGAGCTTCCGATCCTCCGCGAGGAGGCGGAGAGCCTGGGCGCGGAGAAGAAGATCCTCCTGGAGGATCAGGCGAGGCTCGAGACGCGGATCCGCGAGCTCACCACCCGGCTGGAGGAGGCCGAGGCAGGCAAGGTGCCCGCCGTCGATCCCGCCATGGCCGAGGAGCTGGAGCGGCTCAAGGGCGAGCGCCGGGTCCACGAGGCCGAGGCGCAGGAGCTGCGAGAGGGGCTGGCCCGCGCGAAGACCCAGGAAGAGGACCTGCGCGCCACCCTGACCGAGCGTGAGCAGAAGCTCGAGGAGCTCCAGCAGCGCGTGGTGACGTACGACCAGGAACTGGCCAACCTCCGGCGCGCGGCGGCGGCACGTCCCACTCCGGCTCCCGCCTCCGCGAAGCCGACGCCCACGCCGGTGGCAGCCAAGGCTGAACCGGCCCGGCGACCCGCGACCCTGCCCCCCATCCCGGGAGCGCCCGCGCCTCGCCCGGCCGCAGCGGCCGCAGGCTCGGCGCCCCCGGTCCTTCGACCGGGCCCCGGTACCCTGTCGGGCGCGCCTGTCCGCACGCCTGCTCCGGGGACAGGCTCCCGGCCTGCCCTGGCTCCCACGCCTGGAACCGCGGGAGGGCCGCCTGTGCTCACCCCCGTCGCTGGCGGCGGGGCGGGGCGTCCTCCGGTCTCATCCACGGCCCTACCCAACAGGCCGAGCAGCTCGATTCCCACGGTCGGCCCGGGGATTCCCCCGAAGGTAGACGGGCAGGAGTGAGCCTCCGCCGCTAGGATGAAGCCGTGGCGGAACGCGAACGCATCTTCAAGTACCACGGGCTCGGGAACGACTTCGTCGTGCTCGATCGGCGCCAGACGGGCGTGGACATCGACGCCGAGCAGTCTCGGTGGATGTGCGACCGGCGGCGAGGCATCGGCGCGGACGGAGTCCTCTCGCTCCTTCCCTCGGCGGCCGGCCTGGCGCGGATGGTGGTGCACAACGCCGACGGCAGCATCGCGGAGATGTGCGGCAACGGCCTGCGCTGTGCGGTGAAGTACCTCGTGGACTCCTCCGGCGGTCGGCCCGAGCGCATCCAGGTCGAGACCGGCGCCGGAGTCCTCTCGTGTGTCCCGGGTTACGGCGAGGGCGGAGTGGCCGAGGTGGACATCTCCATGGGGCCCGCGCGGCTGGTGGCTCCGAACCTGCCCTCGGGGGCCACGGGCCAGCCGTTCCTCGAGGCGCCCGTGCCGGGCCACGCGGGGCTGCGCGGCTCGGCGGTGAGCATGGGCAACCCGCACCTCGTCCTGCTGGATCGTCCGCTGGATGAGGCCGAGCGCCTGGGCCCGACGCTGGAGCGCCACCCCTCCTTTCCGGACCGGACCAACGTCGAGTTCGTGCGGGTGGACGCGGATGGCCTCACGGTGGTGGTGTGGGAGCGAGGCTGCGGGCTGACGCAGGCGTGCGGGACGGGCGCCTGCGCGGCGGCGACGGCGGCGGTGCTGGCGAAGCGGCTGCCGGCGGATGCCTGGCTGCGAGTCACTCTTCCGGGCGGGGACCTGCGCATCCGGGTCCCCTCGGACCTGTCCGACATCCGCCTCCGAGGCCCGGTGGCGTTCGTTTTCGAGGGCGTTGTGGGGCTCCCATCGGGTCGGTAACCTCTTCCTCTTCTCTCGCCCTTCGAGACCTCCCCGCCGTGGCAGGCACCATCCTCCTCGTCGACGACGACCGTTTCTTCCGAGAGCTCGCCACGGAGATGCTCACGCGCCGGGGCTACCGGGTGGTCGCGGCGGAGGACGGTCCTCGCGCGCTGGAGGAGGCGGCCCTCACTCGGTTCGATCTGGTCATCACGGACGTGATGATGCCGGGGATGGACGGCTTCGAGCTCACGGCGAAGCTGCGCGAGCGCAACCCGGACCAGGAAGTGCTGCTCGTCAGCGCCCGGCCGGACGTGAAGGGCTCGGAGATGGCGCTGAAGGCCGGAGCGGCCGACTGCCTCACCAAGCCGGTGGAGGACGCGGACCTCTACCTGGTGGTGGACCGGGCGCTGCAGCGGGTGGCGCTGCGCCACGAGCGGGCGCAGCTGCGCGACGAGAACCTCGAGTTCACGCGCGACCAGAACCTGCACCGGCGCTGCCTGGAGTTCCTCGCGTACCCGGATCTGGAGGGGCTGCAGGAGCGCGTCACGGCGGACCTGGCGGCGGTGTGCGACGCGCAGAGCGCGGCGCTGTGGCTGGGGGATGACCGGGGCGAGCTGGTGCTGCGGGCCTACCGGGGGCTGTTGGACAGGCAGTTCCTGGTGGAGCGGATGAAGCCGGAGGGCGCGCTGGCCGCTCGGCTGCGAGACGCCGCGCCGTGGCTGGTCCGGGAGGAGCGCTCGCCGGTGCTGTACGTGCCTCTGGTGGCGGGGGGGGAGCTGATGGGGCTGGCGCAGCTCTCGGACCCGATTGGCGGGGAGTTCCTGCCCGAGCACGTGCGGCAGGCGCGGGTGATTGGAGACTTCGCGGCCGTTGGAGTGAAGAACGGGCGGCGGATGCTGGCGCTGCAGCGGCTGGGGCTGAGGGACCGGGACACGGCGGCGTACAACCTCAGCTACTTCACGGACTACGCGTCGAAGGAGATCTACAAGGCGCGGCGCTACGGGCGGACGTTCTCTCTGCTGACGTTCTCGATCGACAACCTGCCGCTGGTGCGGGTGAGGCTGGGGGCGGGGGACGCGAAGAAGGCGGTGCGAGGCATCATCCGTGCGCTGTCGCGGATCATCCGGGACTCGGACGTGATCGCGAAGGCGAGCGATCAGGAGTTCTACCTGCTGTTGCCGGAGACGGACTTCTTCGGGGCGCTGATGTTCGTGCGGCGTGCGGTGGCGGCGGTGCGGGACGAGCCGGACGTGCAGGAGGTGGAGGGGAAGTTGCCGCTGGCGCTGGTGGGAGGGGCGAGCACGTTCCCGAAGGACGGCGAGGACTTCGACGAGTTGGTGCACCGCTGCCGGCGTCGCATGGACGAGCGGCGGGCGTCGCTGCAGCGGCGGCTGCTGCTGGACGGGTTGCCGTTCTGGGACGAGGTGGAGCTGCTGTTGGGGATGCCGTCGAGCCCGAAGCTGCCCTCGGACGAGCGGGCGGAGCCGTCGCGGCGGGGCAAGGTGTCGGACGTGCTGTTCGACGAGCTGCAGGCGGAGATCGCGCGGGAGCTGCTGAGGGATCCGGGCTCGCGCGGGCTGCTGTACGTGGGAGGGCCGGAGATCCGTGCGGATCTGCCGATCGCGTCAGGGCTGGAGACAGCGCCGCCGGAGCTGGCCTCGCGCATCTACCTGTTGGGGCGGCGGTTGGACCTGGACTCGCACCCGGCGGTGACGCCGGTGTTCCTGGAAGGGGACGAGCGGGTTGCGAGGCACGAGTTCTTGTTCTGGCTCTCGGAGCACGCCTCGTACGCGTTGATCCAGCGGCGGGGTAAAGGGGCGACGTGGGGCTTTCACTCCTCGGACACCGCGGTGGTGGACGGGCTCATCACGAAGCTGCAGGCCGAGTACGACCTGCAGCCGTACTAGCGAGCGCGCACGGTGGCCCAGGCTCGGAAGATCCTCATGGCGGACCCCGACCTCGACTCGGTGAGGCTGCTGACGCGCGCGCTGAGGCAGAGGGGCTACCAGGTGCACTACGCGCCGGACGGCTCGAGGGCGTTGGAGATCTGCGTGTTGCGGCACCCGGACCTGGTGCTGTTCGACGAGGCGTGCAAGCTGCTGGACGCGAGGACGTTCATCCAGATTCTGAGGACGAACCCGCGGACGGAGGAGGTGCCGGTGGTGTTGACGACCACCAACCAGGACCTGGATCGGCTGAGGGGGCTGCGGCTGGCTGCGCACCTGAAGAAGCCGTTCAACCTGGACGAGGTGCTGGGCCGCATCGAGCACATCTTCCGGCGGGCGGAGGCGGCGAAGGACCTCAAGAGCGAGGCGCAGGAGATTGAAGGCTCGCTGAGCCAGCTGGGCATTCCGGATCTGATGCAGATCCTGGGAATGAACAAGCGCAGCGGGAAGCTGAGCCTGGAGCGAGGCAACGAGCGAGGAGAGATCCAGGTCGGAGACGGGCGGCCGGTGAACGCGAGGCTGGGGAGGGTGGAGGGGGAGAAGGCGCTATTCCGGCTGCTGACGTGGACGGAGGGAACGTTCACCTTCGCGCCGGGAACGAGCCCAGGGAAGCCACGCATCACCCGGGCAATGGACGACGCGTTGCTGGAGGGAATGCGGCAGGCGGACGAAGTGAACCGGCTGATGCCGTCGTTGCCGCCACGGACGACGCGGCTAGTGATCGCGCCGGATGCGGACCTGCCCCAGGACCAGCACCCGGTGACGGCGCAGGTGGTGGACCTGCTGAGGCAGCCGAGGGCGCTGGGAGAGGTGCTGGACCTGGCGCCGGCGACGGACCTGGAGGTGCTGGGAGTCCTCATCACGCTGATGCAGAAGGGTGTGGCGAGGGTGGCGGAGGGAGAGGAGGAGGGGAGTGGCCCTCTGCTGGGACCGGCGGAGCTGCACGCGCTGCGGAGCCGGGTGCTGCGAGGGAAGTCCCCGCTGAAGGTGGTAACAGCAAAGGTGTTCATTTGCGGCAACGGCCCGTCTGCGGCAAGGCGGTTGTTCGCGCAGTTGCCGGGCCTGGCGGCGGTGTCGGCAGAGCCCACAGCCGTGAAGAGCGGCTTCGGGACACTGGGCAGGCTGGAACTGAGCGAAGTGCTGCACCTGGACTTCTGCGTCCTGCCCCCGGCGGAGGCAGCGCGGCCGCTATGGCGCCCCTTTAGCGCGGGAGCGGTGGGAGCCCTGCTGATGGACACCTCCGAGGCAGCAGTGCGCCTCGCCAGCTACCTGGCTTGGGAGATCCGAGTGCCCGTGGCCGTGGTGGGGAACACCGTGCCTGAGAAACTGCAGGGTGCCCCAGCCGGAGCCATGGCGCTAGGAGAAGACCTGACCGAAGTCCTCCGAGGCCTGCTCATCCAGAGCCTTCACCCGGCCCCCGCCACACCAGGGATGCAGCAGGGAATACGCGCCGCTTCTTCAGCTTGAGAGAGCATTGCTCAGCAGCCTAAAGTCAACCTCTATTCTAATCTTGGCATGATATACCACGCCGCTATCCTGCCGTGAGTAGGTTCCGCGCCATCCCGGCGATAGAACGTTGAATTGAGTTCACTATCGGAGACGGTCACTGCTCTCGGTAGTACTGTTGTTGGGTGGTGTCACTACATCCTGAAAAGGACGGCCTGAGGCATTCTCTCTCAGCGTCCTTCAACAAATCAGCGCAGTTCCCAGAATTCCCAGCCTAGGCGTTTCAATACCGTCGCTTATGCAGCGGATATTTCGAACCTTCGAGCGAAAACCCTTATTACGCTTGCTGTGGTGTTGGTAGTGATCTCGAAGCATTGTATGTCTACGAGGTCTACTCCCATGACAGCCCATTGTTGTTTGAGTCCCGTCAGTTTAGGTGAGTCGCTGATACAGCACGCCTCCAGGATTGAATCCGGGCCGATCACCCCAAAATTCATCTGAGCATCGAGGCCGTAACAGTCAGTGAATCGGATCTTTTGCTTCTGGCCGTCTGTCCACTCGACGAGCATCTCTACCTCGTCGCGCTTACCAGGTGCCGAGCGATCGATGTTGATATTCAGCAGTGTTGAGTCGTGCCACTCTAGTGTGTCGAAAGTCTCTCTAATTCTTTCGGTCATTACTTAAACCCTGGATCCTTTTCGCCCGGTGCAGGGCTGTAGTGTTTTTTGCCGTTATTGATATGGTAGTGGCTCTTGTTTGGCCCCTTCTCTCCAGTAGGCGTGCCTGGATCTATCCGCAGTCGCTCGGTGTACTTCCCATCGATGATTTCACCATAATTGCCCTCACGATAGGGATTTTCAACATAACTCTTAGGAATCTCGTATTTGGGCCCCTTGGGAAGAGCTACCCCCTGGGGTGTCACATGGAACACTCCATCGACTCTACCGCTCTCCTTTGCTGCGGCAGCTTCAAGTTTCTTCAAAACCCGAGGCATGGCTGGGGTCGTTTCTGCCTTCATCAGCGAGCCAAGGATAGTGCCGCCTCCTACAATAGCACCCTCTAACAACTTGCCTTCAGCGTAGCCCTCTGCCGCATCTAGGAAAAGATGGGTCTCAAGTTCTGCTGCTTCACCCATGCTAGATGCAAACTTGTCGCCGAGTGGCGCAGCCTGCTTGGAAGAGATCGCATTGATGGTGGCACCCTTGACGGTCTCCCCGAGGCTCTCCTTCGTCGCCTCAATTACTTCTTCAACTTGGTTTCCAACCGCTTCGACTTGGTGGACGACTGGTAGAGAGGAGAGATAGTCGGCGGTTTGGCTGCTGGCAGAACCGAACGTGCGCTTGACGTTTTCAAACAGCCAGCCCGTTGTGCTCGTATTACAGTGGATGTAGTCGCAGACCGTTTTCTGCAACTGCTCTCGATCCTTGAGCACCGCCTGTAGTTTCTCTGCTGCATGGTCGCCTCTGTACTGGTAGGCCACCGCATGCAGAAGACTGGCGAGTTGCTCTCCGCTCAGTTGAGAGATTTCTGCCTCATAGAGAGTTCCCTGGATGTTCTGTCCGAACTCGGTCAATGCAGGGTCGTGCCCGGTGATATCCTTCCACTTCAGCGGGTTGGCGTACGCGTACACGTACCGATGTAAACTCGGAGCGTCGTCCAGTCTGCCTTCGTAGCTGTCACGGCTCATGAACCGTCCCAACTCGGAGTCATAGTACCGAGCGCGTGCGTAGGTCAGTCCTGTCTCCACGTCGAGCTGGTGCCCGGTGAAACCCAGCTTGAAATCGCCGGCCGAGGGGCCTGTGCCACTCCGGTGATTGCCCCAGGCGTCATACTGGCGTGTCGTCGTCACCTCGCCGGTGAGGGACGTTGCGAGGGACACACTGTCCAGTACGTCGTTGCTGAGGAGGCGGGTGTTAGTGCTGGCGCCAGTGCTGTCGCTGACAGCCAACGGTTTCTGAGCGTAGTGGTAGCGGCGCTTCGTCAGTCGCGTCGCATCCACCTCTTGAAGGACAAAGTGACCATCTTGCACGTACTCCACATTCTCGTGAGCGGTGTGGCGCCAGATGCGCTGCAGGTTGGCGTCGTAGTCATAGCGGCCCACCTCCTGGTCGTTGTCGTGTGCGATCGTGAGTGTGTTGCGAATGTCCCACGAGAACGAG
This genomic interval from Hyalangium gracile contains the following:
- the dapF gene encoding diaminopimelate epimerase, whose translation is MAERERIFKYHGLGNDFVVLDRRQTGVDIDAEQSRWMCDRRRGIGADGVLSLLPSAAGLARMVVHNADGSIAEMCGNGLRCAVKYLVDSSGGRPERIQVETGAGVLSCVPGYGEGGVAEVDISMGPARLVAPNLPSGATGQPFLEAPVPGHAGLRGSAVSMGNPHLVLLDRPLDEAERLGPTLERHPSFPDRTNVEFVRVDADGLTVVVWERGCGLTQACGTGACAAATAAVLAKRLPADAWLRVTLPGGDLRIRVPSDLSDIRLRGPVAFVFEGVVGLPSGR
- a CDS encoding response regulator; the protein is MAGTILLVDDDRFFRELATEMLTRRGYRVVAAEDGPRALEEAALTRFDLVITDVMMPGMDGFELTAKLRERNPDQEVLLVSARPDVKGSEMALKAGAADCLTKPVEDADLYLVVDRALQRVALRHERAQLRDENLEFTRDQNLHRRCLEFLAYPDLEGLQERVTADLAAVCDAQSAALWLGDDRGELVLRAYRGLLDRQFLVERMKPEGALAARLRDAAPWLVREERSPVLYVPLVAGGELMGLAQLSDPIGGEFLPEHVRQARVIGDFAAVGVKNGRRMLALQRLGLRDRDTAAYNLSYFTDYASKEIYKARRYGRTFSLLTFSIDNLPLVRVRLGAGDAKKAVRGIIRALSRIIRDSDVIAKASDQEFYLLLPETDFFGALMFVRRAVAAVRDEPDVQEVEGKLPLALVGGASTFPKDGEDFDELVHRCRRRMDERRASLQRRLLLDGLPFWDEVELLLGMPSSPKLPSDERAEPSRRGKVSDVLFDELQAEIARELLRDPGSRGLLYVGGPEIRADLPIASGLETAPPELASRIYLLGRRLDLDSHPAVTPVFLEGDERVARHEFLFWLSEHASYALIQRRGKGATWGFHSSDTAVVDGLITKLQAEYDLQPY
- a CDS encoding DUF4388 domain-containing protein, with product MAQARKILMADPDLDSVRLLTRALRQRGYQVHYAPDGSRALEICVLRHPDLVLFDEACKLLDARTFIQILRTNPRTEEVPVVLTTTNQDLDRLRGLRLAAHLKKPFNLDEVLGRIEHIFRRAEAAKDLKSEAQEIEGSLSQLGIPDLMQILGMNKRSGKLSLERGNERGEIQVGDGRPVNARLGRVEGEKALFRLLTWTEGTFTFAPGTSPGKPRITRAMDDALLEGMRQADEVNRLMPSLPPRTTRLVIAPDADLPQDQHPVTAQVVDLLRQPRALGEVLDLAPATDLEVLGVLITLMQKGVARVAEGEEEGSGPLLGPAELHALRSRVLRGKSPLKVVTAKVFICGNGPSAARRLFAQLPGLAAVSAEPTAVKSGFGTLGRLELSEVLHLDFCVLPPAEAARPLWRPFSAGAVGALLMDTSEAAVRLASYLAWEIRVPVAVVGNTVPEKLQGAPAGAMALGEDLTEVLRGLLIQSLHPAPATPGMQQGIRAASSA